The following are from one region of the Andrena cerasifolii isolate SP2316 chromosome 1, iyAndCera1_principal, whole genome shotgun sequence genome:
- the LOC143371977 gene encoding uncharacterized protein LOC143371977 — protein MTSMFRRGTIFATFFLSLLGGGLVCAALVTQHWVEARPLRTPNPQESAGRVHFGLLYGKKELNVAYGWRTYHISVPQMIRQDPTVMSWGLWISTLTTTSAALVTAGLAALLAVLNTATSPRSKILSDPGVYFINILTLLMCLASTSTWLAQYYTKLYFNVLPKEDIDNMWTSEGSAELGYSFWLVVCAGVVHLISIALVGWGSGRDKIERLEAIPAMEEKTAAAIMLY, from the exons ATGACGTCGATGTTCCGACGGGGCACGATCTTCGCCACGTTCTTCCTGTCGTTGCTGGGTGGTGGGCTGGTCTGCGCCGCCCTTGTCACGCAGCACTGGGTCGAGGCGCGACCCCTGAGGACGCCCAATCCCCAAGAGAGCGCTGGCAGGGTCCACTTCGGGCTTCTTTATGGCAAGAAAGAGTTGAACGTCGCCTACGGCTGGAGAACCTACCACATTTCTG TGCCGCAGATGATCCGACAAGATCCGACGGTTATGTCCTGGGGACTCTGGATCAGCACGCTGACGACCACTTCAGCGGCCCTCGTCACCGCGGGTCTCGCAGCTCTCCTGGCTGTTCTGAACACGGCCACGTCGCCGAGGTCGAAAATCCTCTCCGATCCAGGAGTGTACTTCATAAACATTCTAACCT taTTAATGTGCCTGGCGAGCACGAGCACTTGGCTGGCGCAGTATTACACGAAGCTGTACTTCAACGTGCTTCCGAAGGAGGACATCGACAATATGTGGACCAGCGAGGGCTCCGCCGAGCTCGGTTATTCGTTTTG GTTGGTCGTGTGTGCTGGCGTGGTGCATTTGATCAGCATAGCATTGGTGGGCTGGGGCTCAGGCCGGGACAAGATTGAGCGTCTGGAGGCGATCCCCGCGATGGAAGAGAAGACGGCCGCTGCAATAATGCTGTACTGA
- the Eif3a gene encoding eukaryotic translation initiation factor 3 subunit A isoform X1, with translation MARYGQRPENALKRANEFIEVGKPARALDTLQEVFRNKKWTYNWSESVLEPIMFKYLDLCVELKKSHIAKEGLFQYRNMFQSVNVGSLENVIRGYLRMAEEKTNQARKQSQQAVIDIDDLDNLATPESILLSAVSGEDAQDRSDRTILTPWVKFLWESYCQCLELLRTNAHVETLYHDIARMAFQFCLEYNRKTEFRKLCEKLRKHLEEICKLPPLVSNVSMNRAETQQLNLETRLNQLDSAIQMELWQEAFKSSEDVHGMMNLSKKLLVPKTMANYYQKLAMVFWKAGNYLFHAAALFKLLQLSREMKKNMSVEEQQRMGNRVLLATLSIPLPSAHPEFDRFIETDKSPLEKAQKLATLLGLTQPPSRVSLLKDIVRLNIVNLAAPQLQELYSWLEVEFHPLELCNRVDSVIQTLQTDENNPLAQYVPALQDVTLVRLVHQISQVYQTIQFSRLLELAKFTTDFHLERLLVDCVRYNDMQIRINHGKTCVHFGVDLSEAQREDHPDGPVLQAMPSEQIRCQLVNMATVLHRAINIINPNKKKMEREKVRTAMVGHYHKTKIQEHQRILGRHKIIEERKEYIEHINTVREEEEMRRLEELQRQQMLAEQKRLEQEREERERKRQQSEIQQIKDRHLKEKMQQISQTSHGQKVLKKLDEDEIKKLDAEQIAAREAEELQKERREMQQKLKSQEKKIDYLERAKRLEEIPLLEKAVEEKMELAKQRWEQQEAERIAAAIEERQQAVATRERMARMKEDHDMFLAKILAERKSIYLDKLEEFEKIMNEEKAGRLLKRKMERKAERKAKWEKERTEALERRRQEELHIKQEEEKRRVEEERNKKEEEERQKRADEESKEAERLAKIERQAEITRAREAEIERKLEEERQKNKDMTDTWRRGPERPRTQEKPQGKSEMSWRRPFETKEDGLKDESNRWKRRENKWRKDETEKPKKEINDGWRRDDYDKDDARDRDRDKIENADRGIDGRPMRDAPREIPRDPMSDGSRNRGRMSDRRDDRRDDRRDDRRDNRREDRREDRRDDRREPPMRNMNSSQNWRDKTDTIQNSPRELPRREEKRDDPKEDRLPPKPEERRRPAEDDGWSQVSRR, from the exons ATGGCGCGTTACGGGCAGAGACCTGAAAACGCTCTGAAAAGAGCGAACG agtTCATCGAGGTAGGGAAACCTGCTCGAGCATTAGATACATTACAAGAAGTCTTCCGCAATAAAAAATGGACGTACAACTGGTCGGAGTCGGTTTTGGAACCGATTATGTTCAAATACCTGGACCTTTGCGTGGAGCTGAAGAAATCGCACATAGCAAAGGAGGGCCTGTTTCAGTATCGAAACATGTTCCAGTCCGTGAACGTTGGAAGTCTAGAGAACGTGATACGCGGCTACTTACGGATGGCGGAAGAGAAGACGAACCAAGCGCGGAAGCAAAGCCAGCAGGCTGTTATAGATATAGACGATCTTGACAACTTGGCTACGCCCGAAAGTATTCTGCTGTCTGCGGTCAGCGGAGAGGACGCGCAAGATAGGAGCGACCGCACTATCTTGACGCCGTGGGTGAAGTTTCTGTGGGAGTCTTATTGCCAGTGCTTGGAACTACTGAGGACCAACGCGCACGTCGAGACACTGTACCACGACATCGCGCGCATGGCCTTCCAGTTCTGCCTTGAATACAACCGTAAGACTGAATTTCGTAAGCTCTGCGAAAAGTTGAGGAAGCATTTAGAAGAGATTTGTAAATTACCGCCGCTCGTTTCGAACGTTTCCATGAACAGAGCTGAGACGCAGCAGCTGAACTTGGAAACGCGATTGAATCAGCTGGACTCTGCGATACAGATGGAACTGTGGCAAGAGGCTTTCAAGTCCTCCGAAGATGTGCACGGCATGATGAACTTATCTAAAAAGCTGCTGGTACCGAAGACCATGGCTAACTATTACCAAAAGTTGGCTATGGTTTTCTGGAAAGCCGGGAATTATCTCTTCCACGCTGCTGCATTGTTTAAGCTACTGCAGCTCTCCCGTGAGATGAAGAAGAACATGTCTGTAGAAGAGCAGCAAAGAATGGGCAACCGGGTTTTGTTGGCTACGCTATCTATTCCACTGCCATCGGCCCACCCGGAATTTGATCGTTTCATCGAAACGGACAAAAGCCCGTTAGAGAAAGCTCAGAAGCTCGCGACGCTCTTAGGGCTCACTCAGCCACCGTCGAGAGTCTCGTTGCTCAAAGATATCGTGCGCTTGAACATTGTAAACTTGGCAGCTCCGCAATTGCAGGAATTGTACTCCTGGCTGGAGGTTGAATTTCATCCTCTGGAGCTGTGCAATCGAGTAGATTCTGTTATTCAGACGCTGCAGACAGACGAGAACAATCCTTTGGCTCAATATGTCCCCGCGTTGCAAGACGTAACGCTAGTGCGCCTTGTCCATCAAATATCGCAGGTTTACCAAACTATACAATTTTCCAGGCTTCTAGAACTTGCCAAGTTCACGACAGACTTTCATTTGGAGCGCCTCTTGGTCGACTGCGTAAGGTACAACGACATGCAAATAAGAATCAACCATGGGAAGACGTGCGTGCACTTCGGCGTTGACCTCTCGGAGGCGCAGAGGGAGGATCATCCTGATGGTCCGGTTCTGCAAGCGATGCCTTCGGAGCAAATTCGTTGTCAGCTTGTAAATATGGCGACTGTACTCCACAGAGCGATTAATATCATTAATCCTAATAAGAAGAAGATGGAGCGAGAGAAAGTACGCACTGCCATGGTAGGCCACTACCACAAGACTAAGATACAGGAACACCAGAGAATCCTAGGAAGGCATAAGATCATAGAGGAAAGGAAGGAGTACATTGAACACATCAACACCGTCCGCGAAGAGGAGGAGATGAGGAGACTGGAGGAATTGCAGAGGCAGCAGATGTTAGCGGAACAGAAGAGGCTCGAGCAGGAGCGGGAAGAACGGGAGAGGAAGCGTCAGCAGAGCGAGATCCAACAGATCAAGGACCGGCATTTGAAGGAGAAAATGCAACAGATCTCTCAAACTAGTCACGGCCAGAAGGTGCTGAAGAAACTAGACGAGGATGAGATCAAGAAGCTGGACGCGGAACAAATCGCGGCCCGCGAAGCGGAGGAGCTGCAGAAGGAGCGGCGGGAGATGCAGCAGAAGCTCAAGTCTCAGGAGAAGAAGATTGATTACCTGGAGCGTGCCAAACGTTTGGAGGAGATACCGTTACTGGAGAAGGCGGTCGAGGAGAAGATGGAGCTGGCGAAGCAACGCTGGGAGCAACAGGAGGCCGAAAGGATCGCAGCGGCCATCGAGGAGAGGCAGCAGGCTGTCGCGACTCGTGAGCGCATGGCGAGGATGAAGGAGGATCACGACATGTTCTTAGCGAAGATTCTGGCCGAGCGTAAGAGTATTTATCTAGACAAGCTGGAGGAGTTCGAGAAGATCATGAACGAGGAGAAGGCCGGTAGATTATTGAAACGTAAGATGGAGCGAAAGGCCGAGCGTAAAGCTAAATGGGAGAAGGAGCGTACCGAGGCCCTTGAGAGAAGACGCCAGGAGGAGCTGCATATCAAGCAGGAGGAAGAGAAGCGACGCGTGGAGGAGGAGAGGAAcaagaaggaagaagaggagaggCAAAAGCGCGCCGACGAAGAGTCCAAGGAGGCTGAACGTTTGGCTAAGATCGAGAGGCAGGCGGAGATCACTAGAGCTAGGGAAGCTGAGATAGAACGAAAGCTGGAGGAGGAGAGGCAAAAGAACAAGGACATGACGGACACATGGAGACGCGGGCCGGAGCGTCCTCGGACGCAAGAGAAACCTCAAGGTAAGT CGGAGATGTCTTGGCGGCGTCCATTCGAAACGAAAGAGGACGGCTTGAAGGATGAGTCGAATCGCTGGAAGAGACGCGAGAACAAGTGGCGAAAGGACGAGACAGAGAAACCGAAGAAGGAAATTAACGATGGATGGAGGAGAGACGACTACGACAAAGACGACGCGAGAGACAGGGACAGGGACAAAATAGAAAATGCAGATCGTGGGATAGACGGACGCCCG ATGCGCGATGCTCCTCGCGAAATCCCGCGGGATCCGATGTCGGATGGATCTCGTAACCGCGGCAGGATGTCCGATCGCCGTGACGATCGTCGTGATGATCGCCGCGATGATCGTCGTGACAATCGCCGTGAAGATCGCCGTGAGGATCGTCGTGACGATCGCCGTGAACCCCCGATGCGTAACATGAATAGCAGTCAAAACTGGCGCGACAAGACCGACACGATACAAAATTCTCCTCGAGAGTTGCCGAGACGCGAGGAAAA GCGAGACGATCCCAAGGAGGACAGACTGCCACCTAAGCCCGAGGAAAGAAGACGACCAGCAGAGGACGATGGTTGGTCGCAGGTTAGCCGGCGTTAA
- the Eif3a gene encoding eukaryotic translation initiation factor 3 subunit A isoform X2, translated as MARYGQRPENALKRANEFIEVGKPARALDTLQEVFRNKKWTYNWSESVLEPIMFKYLDLCVELKKSHIAKEGLFQYRNMFQSVNVGSLENVIRGYLRMAEEKTNQARKQSQQAVIDIDDLDNLATPESILLSAVSGEDAQDRSDRTILTPWVKFLWESYCQCLELLRTNAHVETLYHDIARMAFQFCLEYNRKTEFRKLCEKLRKHLEEICKLPPLVSNVSMNRAETQQLNLETRLNQLDSAIQMELWQEAFKSSEDVHGMMNLSKKLLVPKTMANYYQKLAMVFWKAGNYLFHAAALFKLLQLSREMKKNMSVEEQQRMGNRVLLATLSIPLPSAHPEFDRFIETDKSPLEKAQKLATLLGLTQPPSRVSLLKDIVRLNIVNLAAPQLQELYSWLEVEFHPLELCNRVDSVIQTLQTDENNPLAQYVPALQDVTLVRLVHQISQVYQTIQFSRLLELAKFTTDFHLERLLVDCVRYNDMQIRINHGKTCVHFGVDLSEAQREDHPDGPVLQAMPSEQIRCQLVNMATVLHRAINIINPNKKKMEREKVRTAMVGHYHKTKIQEHQRILGRHKIIEERKEYIEHINTVREEEEMRRLEELQRQQMLAEQKRLEQEREERERKRQQSEIQQIKDRHLKEKMQQISQTSHGQKVLKKLDEDEIKKLDAEQIAAREAEELQKERREMQQKLKSQEKKIDYLERAKRLEEIPLLEKAVEEKMELAKQRWEQQEAERIAAAIEERQQAVATRERMARMKEDHDMFLAKILAERKSIYLDKLEEFEKIMNEEKAGRLLKRKMERKAERKAKWEKERTEALERRRQEELHIKQEEEKRRVEEERNKKEEEERQKRADEESKEAERLAKIERQAEITRAREAEIERKLEEERQKNKDMTDTWRRGPERPRTQEKPQAEMSWRRPFETKEDGLKDESNRWKRRENKWRKDETEKPKKEINDGWRRDDYDKDDARDRDRDKIENADRGIDGRPMRDAPREIPRDPMSDGSRNRGRMSDRRDDRRDDRRDDRRDNRREDRREDRRDDRREPPMRNMNSSQNWRDKTDTIQNSPRELPRREEKRDDPKEDRLPPKPEERRRPAEDDGWSQVSRR; from the exons ATGGCGCGTTACGGGCAGAGACCTGAAAACGCTCTGAAAAGAGCGAACG agtTCATCGAGGTAGGGAAACCTGCTCGAGCATTAGATACATTACAAGAAGTCTTCCGCAATAAAAAATGGACGTACAACTGGTCGGAGTCGGTTTTGGAACCGATTATGTTCAAATACCTGGACCTTTGCGTGGAGCTGAAGAAATCGCACATAGCAAAGGAGGGCCTGTTTCAGTATCGAAACATGTTCCAGTCCGTGAACGTTGGAAGTCTAGAGAACGTGATACGCGGCTACTTACGGATGGCGGAAGAGAAGACGAACCAAGCGCGGAAGCAAAGCCAGCAGGCTGTTATAGATATAGACGATCTTGACAACTTGGCTACGCCCGAAAGTATTCTGCTGTCTGCGGTCAGCGGAGAGGACGCGCAAGATAGGAGCGACCGCACTATCTTGACGCCGTGGGTGAAGTTTCTGTGGGAGTCTTATTGCCAGTGCTTGGAACTACTGAGGACCAACGCGCACGTCGAGACACTGTACCACGACATCGCGCGCATGGCCTTCCAGTTCTGCCTTGAATACAACCGTAAGACTGAATTTCGTAAGCTCTGCGAAAAGTTGAGGAAGCATTTAGAAGAGATTTGTAAATTACCGCCGCTCGTTTCGAACGTTTCCATGAACAGAGCTGAGACGCAGCAGCTGAACTTGGAAACGCGATTGAATCAGCTGGACTCTGCGATACAGATGGAACTGTGGCAAGAGGCTTTCAAGTCCTCCGAAGATGTGCACGGCATGATGAACTTATCTAAAAAGCTGCTGGTACCGAAGACCATGGCTAACTATTACCAAAAGTTGGCTATGGTTTTCTGGAAAGCCGGGAATTATCTCTTCCACGCTGCTGCATTGTTTAAGCTACTGCAGCTCTCCCGTGAGATGAAGAAGAACATGTCTGTAGAAGAGCAGCAAAGAATGGGCAACCGGGTTTTGTTGGCTACGCTATCTATTCCACTGCCATCGGCCCACCCGGAATTTGATCGTTTCATCGAAACGGACAAAAGCCCGTTAGAGAAAGCTCAGAAGCTCGCGACGCTCTTAGGGCTCACTCAGCCACCGTCGAGAGTCTCGTTGCTCAAAGATATCGTGCGCTTGAACATTGTAAACTTGGCAGCTCCGCAATTGCAGGAATTGTACTCCTGGCTGGAGGTTGAATTTCATCCTCTGGAGCTGTGCAATCGAGTAGATTCTGTTATTCAGACGCTGCAGACAGACGAGAACAATCCTTTGGCTCAATATGTCCCCGCGTTGCAAGACGTAACGCTAGTGCGCCTTGTCCATCAAATATCGCAGGTTTACCAAACTATACAATTTTCCAGGCTTCTAGAACTTGCCAAGTTCACGACAGACTTTCATTTGGAGCGCCTCTTGGTCGACTGCGTAAGGTACAACGACATGCAAATAAGAATCAACCATGGGAAGACGTGCGTGCACTTCGGCGTTGACCTCTCGGAGGCGCAGAGGGAGGATCATCCTGATGGTCCGGTTCTGCAAGCGATGCCTTCGGAGCAAATTCGTTGTCAGCTTGTAAATATGGCGACTGTACTCCACAGAGCGATTAATATCATTAATCCTAATAAGAAGAAGATGGAGCGAGAGAAAGTACGCACTGCCATGGTAGGCCACTACCACAAGACTAAGATACAGGAACACCAGAGAATCCTAGGAAGGCATAAGATCATAGAGGAAAGGAAGGAGTACATTGAACACATCAACACCGTCCGCGAAGAGGAGGAGATGAGGAGACTGGAGGAATTGCAGAGGCAGCAGATGTTAGCGGAACAGAAGAGGCTCGAGCAGGAGCGGGAAGAACGGGAGAGGAAGCGTCAGCAGAGCGAGATCCAACAGATCAAGGACCGGCATTTGAAGGAGAAAATGCAACAGATCTCTCAAACTAGTCACGGCCAGAAGGTGCTGAAGAAACTAGACGAGGATGAGATCAAGAAGCTGGACGCGGAACAAATCGCGGCCCGCGAAGCGGAGGAGCTGCAGAAGGAGCGGCGGGAGATGCAGCAGAAGCTCAAGTCTCAGGAGAAGAAGATTGATTACCTGGAGCGTGCCAAACGTTTGGAGGAGATACCGTTACTGGAGAAGGCGGTCGAGGAGAAGATGGAGCTGGCGAAGCAACGCTGGGAGCAACAGGAGGCCGAAAGGATCGCAGCGGCCATCGAGGAGAGGCAGCAGGCTGTCGCGACTCGTGAGCGCATGGCGAGGATGAAGGAGGATCACGACATGTTCTTAGCGAAGATTCTGGCCGAGCGTAAGAGTATTTATCTAGACAAGCTGGAGGAGTTCGAGAAGATCATGAACGAGGAGAAGGCCGGTAGATTATTGAAACGTAAGATGGAGCGAAAGGCCGAGCGTAAAGCTAAATGGGAGAAGGAGCGTACCGAGGCCCTTGAGAGAAGACGCCAGGAGGAGCTGCATATCAAGCAGGAGGAAGAGAAGCGACGCGTGGAGGAGGAGAGGAAcaagaaggaagaagaggagaggCAAAAGCGCGCCGACGAAGAGTCCAAGGAGGCTGAACGTTTGGCTAAGATCGAGAGGCAGGCGGAGATCACTAGAGCTAGGGAAGCTGAGATAGAACGAAAGCTGGAGGAGGAGAGGCAAAAGAACAAGGACATGACGGACACATGGAGACGCGGGCCGGAGCGTCCTCGGACGCAAGAGAAACCTCAAG CGGAGATGTCTTGGCGGCGTCCATTCGAAACGAAAGAGGACGGCTTGAAGGATGAGTCGAATCGCTGGAAGAGACGCGAGAACAAGTGGCGAAAGGACGAGACAGAGAAACCGAAGAAGGAAATTAACGATGGATGGAGGAGAGACGACTACGACAAAGACGACGCGAGAGACAGGGACAGGGACAAAATAGAAAATGCAGATCGTGGGATAGACGGACGCCCG ATGCGCGATGCTCCTCGCGAAATCCCGCGGGATCCGATGTCGGATGGATCTCGTAACCGCGGCAGGATGTCCGATCGCCGTGACGATCGTCGTGATGATCGCCGCGATGATCGTCGTGACAATCGCCGTGAAGATCGCCGTGAGGATCGTCGTGACGATCGCCGTGAACCCCCGATGCGTAACATGAATAGCAGTCAAAACTGGCGCGACAAGACCGACACGATACAAAATTCTCCTCGAGAGTTGCCGAGACGCGAGGAAAA GCGAGACGATCCCAAGGAGGACAGACTGCCACCTAAGCCCGAGGAAAGAAGACGACCAGCAGAGGACGATGGTTGGTCGCAGGTTAGCCGGCGTTAA
- the LOC143371781 gene encoding DENN domain-containing protein 10: MAPLTDLLSCSIIEKDSNGDILWTWSYPIISESQKALVARKCNLELEHNSSQVFVFSRHKNDWFYIHCSEVFDSDKLPKVKQFALVLFAKDFNPRKYEVLSRVLSKMYCKTGKPTEILQLYLSVFTKGSCSTQENGTFVSDDFNSHCFSVNTNITELIKAFELETILIYTALLLKKRIIVYHHSLEQLLKWIRIFPALMKHRKVTDNLFPWVDLVDDELAELKSHSYYIAGCRNSSISSRIDLFDLLVNIPAREITVASHAKESLTMTKTHKEIALFMVQLCENQSYTESQIISEINDKTQDLLNQLTSLAIVQGPDGRKMISAQTLKEKNLPPAVENFLINLAVAENLFLL, from the exons ATGGCTCCACTTACAGATTTGCTGTCTTGTAGCATAATTG AAAAAGATTCCAATGGCGATATATTATGGACGTGGTCGTACCCAATAATTTCGGAATCGCAAAAAGCTCTTGTCGCGAGGAAATGTAACTTGGAATTAGAGCATAATTCATCACAAGTGTTTGTGTTTTCGAGGCACAAAAATGATTGGTTTTATATACACTGTAGCGAGGTGTTTGACTCGGATAAATTACCAAAG GTAAAACAGTTCGCATTGGTTTTATTTGCGAAAGACTTTAATCCAAGAAAATATGAGGTACTTTCAAGGGTGCTTAGCAAAATGTATTGCAAGACTGGCAAACCAACAGAAATCCTGCAGTTGTACCTTTCGGTGTTTACGAAAGGATCCTGCTCTACCCAAGAGAATGGAACGTTCGTTTCGGATGACTTCAACAGTCATTGCTTTTCTGTGAACACTAACATCACGGAACTGATTAAAGCTTTTGAATTAGAAACGATCCTAATATACACAGCTCTTCTTTTAAAGAAAAGGATAATAGTCTACCACCACAGCTTGGAACAACTTTTGAAATGGATTAGAATATTCCCCGCGTTAATGAAGCATCGTAAAGTCACTGATAATTTATTTCCCTGGGTTGACCTCGTTGACGACGAGCTGGCAGAATTAAAG AGTCATTCGTATTATATTGCGGGCTGCAGAAATAGTTCTATTTCGTCCAGAATAGACCTGTTCGATCTACTTGTAAACATTCCGGCCAGAGAAATTACCGTCGCTTCGCACGCGAAGG AAAGCCTTACAATGACAAAAACACACAAAGAAATAGCTCTGTTCATGGTTCAATTATGCGAGAATCAATCCTACACGGAATCCCAAATAATATCAGAAATAAATGATAAAACCCAAGACCTCTTGAACCAACTAACATCCTTAGCCATAGTTCAAGGACCTGACGGAAGGAAGATGATATCTGCGCAGACATTGAAAGAAAAGAATTTGCCACCAGCTGTGGAAAATTTTCTAATCAACTTGGCCGTTGcagagaatttatttctactgtGA
- the E gene encoding nonribosomal peptide synthetase ebony, translating to MGTILQQSVLKGRQLDGSKEKDLLHKLFREAAANYSSQLAIYYEDNGEECTLTYAELNDLTDRMARVLREFERPENTSQNLVAVCMKPSHRLPTVLLAIMKAGMAYLPLDVEFPMSRVKHVLQEAKPFVVLIEDGADPTIYEGTATITYEQLVARLRHVEKDDSQQEQDPEQLAILLYTSGSTGTPKGVLLPHAAVLNRLQWQWRELPYAANEERCVFKTSLTFVDSVSEIWGPLLQGRTLVIVAKQVTRDPGRFMQVLEKHKIQRLVLVPSLLHSMLMYLGLRDKENVLRSLKLWICSGETLPLSLAEQFFATFDSGDKILANFYGSTEVMGDVTYHLLNNRSQLQSTDKVPIGKPLDNCIVYIVSKEMRLVPQGEVGELIVAGRNLAAGYVRDNDSRKFLDNPHAIDPEYSKIYRTGDYARISKGVVVYEGRVDSQIKVRGHRVDLTEVEKAVSRAPGVDNVVVLCYKPGELSQTLIAFVTTTNGSSTCGQKIEGFLQATIPPYMLPQVVVVDNIPLLTNGKTDRQALLKQYESSNLNSENDLYMNCNYSSVPAEQLEKAKVLFPTVASVIGRGRRAIATLDSNFYELGGNSLNSIYTVTKLRDQGYEISITEFITAKNLAEVLDRMRISTDEVLLEKDLNEEEHIFEMLNDSHKRDVIEIITESFYSKADLEQWLMPGIEKDDYRLMMEILWGPLVEKNLSFAVKSARDGRTIGVGLNFDLWDEPELILDSKLTIVFDFLEFLEAPIRERKLPKGKGQIVHNFMMSTSSDLNPGENVIMMKEMEVYCLQLAKRKEYAGIFTTNTSPLTQQLGMDVFGYETMLSYQVNKYVAPNGTKPFGQAPDSQLAICSLKMIK from the exons ATGGGTACCATTCTACAGCAGTCAGTGCTGAAAGGCCGACAGTTGGACGGCAGCAAGGAGAAGGATCTGCTTCATAAATTATTCAGGGAGGCAGCGGCGAATTATTCCAGTCAGCTGGCGATCTACTACGAAG ATAATGGCGAGGAGTGCACGCTCACGTACGCAGAGCTGAACGACCTGACCGACCGGATGGCCCGCGTTTTAAGGGAATTCGAGAGGCCTGAAAACACGTCGCAGAACCTGGTGGCCGTGTGCATGAAACCGTCCCATCGGCTGCCAACCGTGCTGCTGGCTATAATGAAAGCTGGAATGGCGTACTTGCCCCTGGACGTCGAGTTCCCGATGTCCAGGGTGAAACACGTTCTGCAAGAGGCGAAACCTTTCGTGGTGCTGATAGAGGATGGAG CGGATCCAACGATCTACGAGGGGACAGCGACGATCACGTACGAGCAACTGGTTGCGAGGCTTCGCCACGTGGAAAAGGACGACTCGCAGCAGGAGCAAGACCCTGAGCAACTCGCGATCCTGCTGTACACTTCCGGCAGCACTGGCACGCCGAAAG GTGTGCTCTTGCCACACGCCGCTGTGCTGAACCGGCTGCAGTGGCAGTGGAGGGAGTTGCCCTACGCGGCGAACGAGGAGCGATGCGTATTCAAGACGTCCCTGACGTTCGTCGACAGCGTGTCCGAGATTTGGGGACCTCTGCTGCAGGGGCGCACCCTGGTGATCGTTGCGAAACAAGTCACCAGGGACCCGGGGAGATTCATGCAGGTGTTGGAGAAGCATAAG ATCCAGCGACTGGTGCTGGTTCCCTCCCTGCTGCACTCCATGCTCATGTACCTCGGTCTACGC gACAAGGAGAACGTACTGCGTTCACTGAAACTTTGGATATGCTCCGGCGAGACATTGCCACTTTCACTGGCGGAGCAGTTCTTCGCTACTTTCGATAGTGGCGACAAGATCCTGGCGAATTTCTATGGGAGCACGGAAGTGATGGGTGACGTCACCTATCATCTCTTGAACAATCGAAGCCAGCTGCAGTCGACGGATAAGGTCCCTATAG GAAAGCCGCTGGACAATTGTATCGTGTACATCGTGAGCAAGGAAATGAGACTGGTCCCGCAAGGAGAGGTCGGTGAGCTAATAGTGGCTGGAAGGAACCTCGCAGCTGGATACGTTCGCGACAACGACTCTCGCAAGTTCCTCGACAACCCCCATGCAATCGATCCAG AGTACTCGAAGATCTATCGCACGGGCGACTACGCCAGGATATCCAAGGGGGTGGTTGTGTACGAGGGACGAGTGGACTCGCAGATCAAAGTCCGGGGACACCGAGTGGATCTCACGGAGGTGGAGAAAGCGGTTTCGAGAGCACCTGGGGTGGACAACGTGGTGGTTCTTTGCTACAAGCCGGGAGAATTGTCTCAG ACGTTAATCGCCTTCGTCACTACCACAAACGGATCGTCCACCTGCGGCCAGAAGATCGAGGGATTCCTGCAAGCCACCATACCCCCGTACATGTTGCCACAAGTTGTCGTCGTGGACAACATACCGCTGTTAACGAACGGGAAGACGGATCGCCAGGCTCTGCTGAAGCAGTACGAGTCCTCGAATCTCAACAGCG AAAACGATCTGTACATGAACTGCAATTACTCGAGTGTGCCCGCGGAGCAGCTGGAAAAAGCGAAAGTGCTGTTCCCAACGGTGGCGTCTGTGATAGGCCGCGGTAGGCGTGCGATCGCGACGCTCGATTCGAATTTCTACGAACTGGGCGGGAACTCGTTGAACTCCATCTACACCGTGACGAAGCTGAGGGATCAGGGCTACGAGATAAGCATCACGGAGTTCATCACCGCGAAGAACTTGGCGGAGGTGCTCGACCGAATGAGGATCAGCACGGATGAGGTGCTCCTGGAGAAGGACTTGAACGAGGAGGAGCACATCTTCGAGATGCTGAACGACTCCCACAAAAGGGACGTGATAGA gATTATAACAGAGAGCTTCTACAGCAAGGCAGACTTGGAGCAATGGCTGATGCCAGGCATAGAGAAGGACGATTATCGTTTGATGATGGAAATCCTCTGGGGGCCTCTAGTCGAGAAGAACTTGAGCTTCGCGGTGAAGTCAGCGCGGGACGGTCGAACGATCGGAGTGGGCCTGAACTTCGACCTGTGGGACGAACCTGAACTAATACTCGACTCGAAACTGACGATCGTGTTCGACTTCCTCGAGTTCTTAGAGGCGCCTATCAGAGAGCGAAAGCTGCCGAAGGGAAAGGGCCAGATTGTACACAATTTCATGATGTCCACTAGCAGCGATCTGAACCCAGGCGAGAACGTGATCATGATGAAGGAGATGGAGGTGTACTGTCTGCAGCTGGCCAAGAGGAAAGAGTACGCTGGGATCTTCACCACGAATACCAGCCCTCTCACCCAG CAACTCGGAATGGACGTGTTCGGATACGAAACGATGCTGAGTTACCAAGTGAATAAGTACGTTGCCCCTAATGGTACGAAACCCTTCGGACAGGCGCCTGACAGTCAGCTGGCGATTTGCTCGTTGAAAATGATCAAGTAA